One window of the Tsuneonella deserti genome contains the following:
- a CDS encoding CopG family transcriptional regulator, which translates to MKVRQNLYIDRELSDALEALAAGTVGNKSRLVNDALADWLARRATREIDDLLKVRLDRITREISHARRDIEVLLESLSLFVRYQLMVTAPLPDADAAAVAVGRERFEKFVAQVGRQLAGGKRTIGHDPDTGGAA; encoded by the coding sequence ATGAAGGTCCGGCAGAACCTCTACATCGACCGCGAGCTGAGCGACGCGCTTGAGGCACTCGCGGCGGGCACCGTCGGCAACAAGTCGCGGCTGGTGAATGACGCGCTCGCCGACTGGCTGGCGCGGCGGGCTACCCGAGAGATCGACGACCTCCTCAAGGTCCGCCTCGACCGGATCACCCGCGAGATCAGCCATGCGCGGCGCGACATCGAAGTACTGCTCGAAAGCCTGTCGCTGTTCGTGCGCTATCAACTGATGGTGACGGCGCCGCTTCCCGACGCCGATGCCGCCGCCGTCGCCGTGGGTCGCGAGCGGTTCGAGAAATTCGTGGCGCAGGTCGGCCGCCAGCTCGCCGGCGGCAAGCGCACCATCGGCCATGATCCCGACACGGGAGGCGCGGCATGA